In one Pseudomonas sp. R84 genomic region, the following are encoded:
- a CDS encoding gamma-carboxygeranoyl-CoA hydratase produces the protein MSDFNTLELQNDPRGFATLWLNRAEKNNAFNAEMIRELILALDKVASDASLRFLLVRGRGKHFSAGADLAWMQQSAELDYHTNLDDARELAELMYNLAKLKIPTVAVVQGAAFGGALGLISCCDMAIGADDAQFCLSEVRIGLAPAVISPFVVQAIGERAARRYALTAERFGGQRAREIGLLSDSYPAAELDQQVEQWTNNLLLNSPAAMRASKDLLREVGNGALTPALRRYTENAIARIRVSPEGQEGLRAFLQKRPPSWQAATTTKEPR, from the coding sequence ATGAGTGATTTCAACACCCTCGAACTGCAAAACGACCCACGGGGTTTCGCGACGCTGTGGCTCAACCGCGCGGAAAAGAACAACGCGTTCAACGCCGAGATGATCCGCGAGCTGATCCTCGCACTCGACAAGGTCGCCAGTGATGCCAGCCTGCGTTTCCTGCTGGTGCGTGGCCGTGGCAAGCACTTCAGTGCCGGCGCCGATCTGGCGTGGATGCAGCAATCGGCCGAACTCGATTACCACACCAACCTCGACGACGCCCGCGAACTCGCGGAGCTGATGTACAACCTCGCCAAACTGAAAATCCCGACCGTGGCCGTCGTTCAAGGCGCAGCATTCGGTGGCGCGCTGGGGTTGATCAGTTGCTGCGACATGGCGATTGGCGCCGATGATGCGCAATTCTGCCTGTCGGAAGTGCGAATTGGTCTGGCGCCGGCAGTCATCAGTCCGTTTGTGGTGCAAGCGATTGGCGAGCGCGCTGCGCGGCGTTATGCGCTGACCGCCGAACGTTTTGGCGGTCAGCGTGCGCGGGAAATCGGTTTGTTGTCCGACAGCTATCCGGCCGCTGAACTGGATCAGCAAGTCGAACAGTGGACCAACAACCTGCTGCTCAACAGCCCCGCCGCGATGCGCGCCAGCAAGGATTTGCTGCGTGAAGTCGGCAACGGCGCGCTGACCCCGGCGCTGCGCCGCTACACCGAGAACGCCATCGCCCGCATCCGCGTCAGCCCGGAAGGCCAGGAAGGTCTGCGCGCTTTTCTGCAAAAACGTCCGCCGAGCTGGCAAGCCGCAACCACCACCAAGGAGCCGCGTTGA
- a CDS encoding AMP-binding protein yields MDQPSANPQRSYTRGSQDKALLAMTIGQKFDHTAAQYPDGEALVVRHQQLRYSWRQLADAVDLHARALLALGLQVGDRLGIWAPNCAQWCITQFATAKIGVILVNVNPAYRSSELEYVLKQSGCQWLVCAGAFKSSNYHGMLQGLVPELAEQPIGQLRSERLPELRGVISLDAQPPSGFLPWSQLADLATRISPDQLHECSDSLHFDQPVNIQYTSGTTGFPKGATLSHYNILNNGYMVGESIGLTPSDRLVIPVPLYHCFGMVMGNLGCITHGSTMIYPNDAFDPLLTLQTVAEEKATGLYGVPTMFIAMLDQPQRGEFDLSSLRTGIMAGATCPIEVMRRVISEMHMSEVQIAYGMTETSPVSLQTGPNDELELRVTTVGRTQPQLESKIIDEAGNLVLRGTIGELCTRGYSVMLGYWSNPQATAEAIDEAGWMHTGDLASMNEEGYVNIAGRNKDMIIRGGENIYPRELEEFFFTHPAVADVQVIGIPCSRYGEEIVAWIKFHPGHNASELELQTWCKERIAHFKTPRHFKFVEEFPMTVTGKIQKFRMREISIEELREKQA; encoded by the coding sequence ATGGATCAACCCAGTGCAAACCCGCAGCGCAGCTACACCCGTGGTTCACAGGACAAAGCTTTGCTGGCGATGACCATCGGGCAGAAGTTCGATCACACGGCCGCGCAATACCCCGACGGTGAAGCGCTGGTGGTGCGCCATCAGCAGCTGCGCTATTCCTGGCGACAACTGGCCGACGCAGTCGATCTGCACGCCAGAGCGCTGCTGGCTTTGGGTTTGCAGGTCGGCGATCGCCTCGGTATCTGGGCGCCGAACTGCGCGCAGTGGTGCATCACTCAATTCGCCACGGCGAAAATCGGCGTGATACTGGTTAACGTCAACCCGGCCTATCGCAGCTCTGAACTCGAATACGTACTCAAACAATCCGGCTGCCAATGGCTGGTCTGCGCCGGGGCGTTCAAGTCCTCCAATTACCACGGCATGTTGCAGGGACTGGTGCCGGAACTGGCCGAGCAACCCATCGGCCAATTGCGCAGCGAACGCCTCCCCGAACTGCGTGGGGTAATCAGCCTTGACGCGCAACCACCGTCAGGTTTTCTGCCGTGGTCGCAACTGGCCGATCTGGCCACCAGAATCTCTCCCGATCAACTACACGAATGCAGCGACAGTCTGCACTTCGATCAGCCGGTGAACATCCAGTACACCTCCGGCACCACCGGTTTCCCCAAAGGCGCAACCCTCAGCCACTACAACATCCTCAATAACGGTTACATGGTCGGTGAAAGCATCGGCCTGACCCCGAGCGATCGCCTGGTGATCCCGGTGCCGCTGTACCACTGCTTCGGCATGGTCATGGGCAACCTCGGCTGCATCACCCACGGCAGCACGATGATTTACCCCAACGACGCGTTCGATCCATTGCTGACCCTGCAAACCGTCGCCGAAGAAAAAGCCACCGGCCTTTATGGCGTACCGACCATGTTCATCGCCATGCTCGACCAGCCGCAACGCGGCGAATTCGATCTGTCGAGCCTGCGCACCGGCATCATGGCCGGTGCGACGTGCCCGATCGAAGTGATGCGTCGGGTCATCAGCGAGATGCACATGAGCGAAGTGCAGATCGCCTACGGCATGACCGAAACCAGCCCGGTGTCGCTGCAAACCGGTCCGAACGATGAGCTGGAGTTACGCGTGACAACCGTCGGCCGCACCCAGCCACAGCTGGAAAGCAAGATCATCGACGAGGCCGGCAACCTCGTGCTGCGCGGCACCATCGGCGAACTGTGCACCCGTGGCTACAGCGTGATGCTCGGCTACTGGAGCAATCCGCAGGCCACCGCTGAAGCCATCGATGAGGCGGGCTGGATGCACACCGGAGACCTGGCGAGCATGAACGAGGAGGGTTACGTCAACATCGCCGGGCGTAACAAAGACATGATCATCCGTGGTGGCGAGAACATTTATCCGCGTGAGCTGGAAGAGTTTTTCTTCACCCATCCGGCGGTGGCGGACGTTCAGGTGATTGGCATTCCGTGCTCGCGTTACGGCGAGGAGATTGTCGCCTGGATCAAATTCCACCCTGGTCACAACGCTTCCGAACTGGAGCTGCAAACCTGGTGCAAGGAGCGCATCGCGCACTTCAAGACGCCACGGCACTTCAAATTCGTTGAAGAGTTTCCGATGACGGTCACGGGCAAGATTCAGAAATTCAGGATGCGTGAGATCAGTATCGAAGAGCTGCGCGAAAAGCAGGCCTGA
- a CDS encoding isovaleryl-CoA dehydrogenase — MSYPSLNFALGETIDMLRDQVQSFVAKEIAPRAAQIDSDNLFPADMWRKFGDMGLLGITVPEEYGGAGLGYLAHVVAMEEISRGSASVALSYGAHSNLCVNQINRNGNHEQKSKYLPKLISGEHVGALAMSEPNAGSDVVSMKLRADKRGDRYVLNGSKTWITNGPDANTYVIYAKTELEKGAHGITAFIVERDWTGFSRSNKFDKLGMRGSNTCELFFDDVEVPEENILGVLNGGVKVLMSGLDYERVVLSGGPTGIMQSCMDLIVPYIHDRKQFGQSIGEFQLIQGKVADMYTQLNASRAYLYAVAQACERGETTRKDAAGVILYTAERATQMALDAIQILGGNGYINEFPAGRLLRDAKLYEIGAGTSEIRRMLIGRELFNETK; from the coding sequence ATGAGCTACCCATCCCTGAACTTCGCCCTCGGTGAAACCATCGACATGCTGCGCGATCAGGTTCAGTCCTTTGTCGCCAAGGAGATCGCTCCGCGCGCCGCGCAGATCGACAGCGACAACCTGTTCCCTGCCGACATGTGGCGCAAGTTCGGTGACATGGGCCTGCTCGGCATCACCGTGCCGGAAGAGTACGGCGGCGCGGGCCTGGGTTACCTGGCGCACGTGGTGGCGATGGAAGAAATCAGTCGCGGTTCGGCTTCGGTGGCGCTGTCTTATGGCGCGCATTCCAACCTCTGCGTCAACCAGATCAACCGCAACGGTAACCACGAACAGAAAAGCAAATACCTGCCGAAGCTGATCAGCGGCGAGCACGTCGGCGCATTGGCGATGAGCGAACCGAATGCCGGTTCTGACGTGGTCTCGATGAAATTGCGCGCGGACAAACGCGGCGACCGTTACGTCCTTAATGGCAGCAAAACCTGGATCACCAACGGCCCAGACGCCAACACCTACGTGATCTACGCCAAGACCGAACTGGAAAAAGGCGCGCACGGCATCACCGCCTTCATCGTCGAGCGCGACTGGACAGGCTTCAGCCGCAGCAACAAGTTCGACAAACTCGGCATGCGCGGCTCCAACACCTGCGAACTGTTTTTCGATGACGTTGAAGTGCCGGAAGAAAACATCCTCGGCGTGCTCAACGGCGGCGTGAAAGTGCTGATGAGCGGCCTCGATTACGAACGCGTCGTACTGTCCGGCGGCCCGACCGGGATCATGCAGTCGTGCATGGACCTGATCGTGCCGTACATCCACGACCGCAAACAGTTCGGCCAGAGCATCGGCGAATTCCAGCTGATCCAGGGCAAAGTCGCCGACATGTACACCCAACTCAACGCCAGCCGCGCCTACCTCTATGCAGTCGCCCAAGCTTGCGAACGCGGCGAAACCACCCGCAAGGATGCCGCCGGGGTGATCCTCTACACCGCCGAACGCGCCACACAAATGGCCCTCGACGCGATCCAGATTCTCGGCGGTAACGGTTACATCAATGAATTCCCGGCTGGCCGCTTGCTGCGTGACGCCAAGCTGTACGAAATCGGCGCCGGCACCAGTGAGATCCGTCGCATGCTGATCGGTCGCGAACTGTTCAACGAAACGAAATGA
- a CDS encoding DUF3077 domain-containing protein, protein MNISSKDLPDLQMDTNFTSPQGNAAAQRALDYYLKPAVSEPEVDERFFDVRRHLSGEEALVHASDLLRCAAATAFKAAENLQGASRDLAFSVVHMVDMARAMVDHSLDGNEA, encoded by the coding sequence ATGAATATCAGCAGCAAAGACTTGCCCGACCTGCAAATGGACACCAACTTCACCTCTCCCCAGGGCAATGCGGCAGCGCAGCGAGCTCTGGACTATTACTTGAAACCAGCTGTGTCAGAACCGGAGGTCGACGAGCGTTTTTTCGATGTCAGGCGCCATCTCAGTGGCGAAGAAGCTCTGGTGCACGCCTCGGACCTGCTGCGCTGTGCGGCAGCCACTGCGTTCAAGGCAGCCGAAAACCTGCAAGGCGCGAGTCGCGATCTGGCATTTTCAGTGGTGCACATGGTGGATATGGCGCGGGCGATGGTTGACCATTCGCTCGATGGCAATGAAGCCTGA
- a CDS encoding LysR family transcriptional regulator translates to MNLSKVDLNLFIVFDAIYTEANLTRAGQIVGITQPAVSNALARLRETFNDPLFVRTAQGMVPTPMAQNIIGPVRNALSLLRVSVQESRIFNPAQAVKTYRISMTDLTEAVILPPLFQRLRRLAPTVIIESFLSKRRETTKELAAGRLDFAVDAPLNTDPQVRHVKLMEDRYVCAMRKGHPMAGKEKLSLDDYLSLTHIHISSRRSGLGYVDLALGKMGIQRKIALRSQHYLMASQVMQQTDMVMTVPERFARRHELQAFNLPVNDVPPVETHLYWHESTDQDPANRWMREQMIELCQQVTAQEKKLDKQVV, encoded by the coding sequence ATGAATCTGAGTAAGGTCGACCTCAACCTTTTCATCGTCTTCGACGCGATCTATACCGAAGCCAACCTGACCCGCGCCGGGCAGATTGTCGGCATCACTCAGCCGGCGGTGTCCAACGCCTTGGCGCGGTTGCGCGAGACCTTCAACGACCCGCTGTTCGTGCGTACCGCTCAGGGCATGGTGCCGACGCCGATGGCGCAGAACATCATCGGCCCGGTGCGCAACGCTTTGTCGCTGCTGCGTGTGTCGGTTCAGGAAAGCCGCATTTTCAACCCGGCGCAGGCGGTCAAGACCTACCGCATCAGCATGACCGACCTCACCGAAGCGGTAATTCTGCCGCCGCTGTTCCAGCGCCTGCGCCGCTTGGCGCCGACCGTGATCATCGAAAGTTTTCTGTCAAAACGTCGGGAGACCACCAAGGAACTGGCGGCCGGGCGTCTGGATTTTGCCGTGGATGCGCCACTTAACACCGACCCGCAGGTGCGTCATGTCAAGCTGATGGAAGACCGTTACGTGTGTGCGATGCGCAAGGGTCATCCGATGGCGGGCAAGGAAAAGCTCTCGCTGGATGATTATTTGTCGCTGACGCATATCCACATTTCCAGCCGCCGCAGTGGTCTGGGTTATGTCGATCTGGCGCTGGGCAAAATGGGTATTCAGCGCAAGATTGCCCTGCGTTCGCAGCATTACTTGATGGCGTCACAGGTGATGCAGCAGACCGACATGGTCATGACCGTGCCGGAGCGCTTTGCCCGTCGACATGAGTTGCAGGCGTTTAATTTGCCGGTGAATGATGTGCCGCCCGTGGAGACGCACCTGTATTGGCATGAAAGCACTGACCAGGATCCGGCGAATCGCTGGATGCGCGAGCAAATGATCGAGTTGTGCCAGCAGGTGACGGCACAGGAGAAGAAGCTCGATAAGCAGGTGGTGTAA
- a CDS encoding hydroxymethylglutaryl-CoA lyase yields the protein MSLPSQVRLIEVGPRDGLQNEAQPISVADKVQLVDALSAAGLGYIEVGSFVSPKWVPQMAGSAEVFAQIQRKPGVTYGALAPNLRGFEDAIAAGVREVAVFAAASEAFSQRNINCSISESLARFAPIMEAAKQHGVTVRGYVSCVLGCPYEGTVAPEKVAMVARELYAMGCYEVSLGDTIGTGTAGATRRLFEVVSAQVPRDKLAGHFHDTYGQAMANIYASLLEGISVFDSSIAGLGGCPYAKGASGNVATEDVVYLLNGLGIETGIDLDALIAAGQQISAVLGRPSGSRVAKARSAQ from the coding sequence ATGTCCCTCCCCTCCCAAGTACGCCTGATCGAAGTCGGCCCGCGCGATGGCCTGCAGAACGAAGCCCAACCGATCAGCGTTGCCGACAAGGTGCAACTGGTCGACGCCCTCAGCGCCGCCGGTCTCGGCTATATAGAAGTCGGCAGTTTCGTTTCGCCGAAATGGGTACCGCAAATGGCCGGTTCTGCCGAGGTGTTCGCACAAATCCAGCGCAAACCCGGCGTGACCTACGGTGCACTGGCGCCAAACCTGCGCGGCTTCGAAGACGCCATAGCCGCTGGGGTCAGGGAAGTCGCGGTGTTCGCCGCGGCCTCCGAAGCCTTCTCGCAACGCAACATCAACTGCTCGATCAGCGAAAGCCTGGCGCGCTTTGCGCCGATCATGGAAGCGGCGAAACAGCACGGCGTTACCGTGCGCGGTTACGTGTCCTGCGTGCTCGGTTGCCCGTACGAAGGCACGGTCGCGCCGGAGAAAGTGGCGATGGTCGCGCGCGAGTTGTATGCGATGGGCTGCTATGAAGTCTCGCTGGGCGACACCATCGGCACTGGCACTGCGGGCGCGACTCGCCGCTTGTTTGAAGTGGTTTCGGCGCAGGTGCCACGGGACAAGCTCGCCGGGCATTTCCACGACACTTACGGCCAGGCCATGGCCAATATCTATGCCAGCCTGCTCGAAGGCATTTCGGTGTTCGACAGCTCTATCGCGGGCCTCGGCGGCTGCCCGTACGCCAAAGGCGCGAGCGGTAACGTTGCTACCGAAGATGTGGTGTACCTGCTCAACGGCCTCGGCATCGAGACCGGTATCGACCTGGACGCCTTGATTGCTGCGGGTCAGCAGATCAGCGCGGTGCTCGGCCGCCCGAGCGGTTCGCGCGTGGCCAAGGCTCGCAGCGCACAGTGA
- a CDS encoding MerR family DNA-binding transcriptional regulator: MSSQTYSISDLARELDITTRAIRFYEEQGLLSPERRGQERIYSPRDKVSLKLILRGKRIGFSLAECRELIELYDPSSGNTKQLNSMLAKIAERREQLEQQLLDIEQMKLELDTAEERCVQALEQTLKSQQAIQ, encoded by the coding sequence ATGAGCAGCCAGACTTACAGCATCTCCGACCTCGCCCGCGAGCTGGACATCACCACCCGGGCGATCCGCTTTTATGAAGAGCAAGGCCTGCTCAGTCCTGAGCGCCGTGGCCAGGAACGTATCTATTCGCCACGCGACAAGGTCAGCCTGAAGCTGATCCTGCGTGGCAAACGCATCGGCTTCTCGCTGGCCGAATGCCGCGAACTGATCGAGCTTTACGACCCCTCCAGCGGTAACACCAAACAGCTCAACAGCATGCTGGCGAAAATCGCCGAGCGCCGCGAGCAGCTGGAGCAGCAGTTGCTGGATATCGAACAGATGAAGCTGGAACTCGATACCGCTGAAGAGCGCTGCGTGCAGGCGTTGGAGCAGACGCTCAAGAGCCAGCAGGCCATTCAGTAA
- a CDS encoding carboxyl transferase domain-containing protein, with protein MILHTQLNPRSAEFAANSAAMLKQVDALHTLLAQVAQGGGAKAQERHTSRGKLLPRERINRLLDPGSPFLEISQLAAHAVYGEDVPAAGVIAGIGRVEGVECMIVANDATVKGGSYYPLTVKKHLRAQTIAQQNRLPCIYLVDSGGANLPRQDEVFPDREHFGRIFFNQANMSAMGIPQIAVVMGSCTAGGAYVPAMADEAIMVRNQATIFLAGPPLVKAATGEVVSAEDLGGADVHCKISGVADHYAESDEHALALARRSVANLNWRKLGEVQQRTPIAPLYAADELYGVVSADAKQPFDVREVIARLVDGSVFDEFKALFGTTLVCGFAHLHGYPIAILANNGILFAEAAQKGAHFIELACQRGIPLLFLQNITGFMVGQKYEAGGIAKHGAKLVTAVACAKVPKFTVIIGGSFGAGNYGMCGRAYDPRFLWMWPNARIGVMGAEQAAGVLVQVKREQAERSGQNFSAEQETEIKQPILDQYEEQGHPYYSSARLWDDGVIDPAQTRDVLALALSASLNAPIEPSRFGVFRM; from the coding sequence ATGATTCTGCACACTCAGCTCAATCCCCGTTCAGCGGAGTTCGCTGCCAACAGCGCGGCGATGCTCAAACAGGTCGACGCCCTGCACACGCTGCTCGCCCAAGTGGCGCAGGGTGGCGGCGCGAAAGCTCAGGAACGTCACACCTCGCGCGGCAAATTGCTGCCGCGTGAGCGCATCAATCGCTTGCTCGATCCGGGCTCGCCGTTTCTCGAAATCAGCCAACTTGCCGCCCACGCCGTATATGGCGAAGACGTGCCGGCTGCCGGTGTGATTGCCGGGATCGGTCGGGTAGAAGGCGTCGAATGCATGATCGTCGCCAACGATGCGACGGTTAAGGGTGGTTCGTATTATCCGCTGACCGTGAAGAAACACCTGCGCGCACAAACCATCGCTCAGCAGAATCGTCTGCCATGTATTTATCTGGTGGACTCCGGCGGCGCCAACCTGCCGCGTCAGGACGAAGTGTTTCCGGATCGCGAGCATTTCGGGCGGATCTTCTTCAACCAGGCCAACATGAGCGCAATGGGCATTCCGCAGATTGCCGTGGTCATGGGCTCTTGCACTGCGGGTGGTGCTTATGTGCCGGCGATGGCCGACGAAGCAATCATGGTGCGCAATCAGGCGACGATTTTCCTCGCCGGCCCGCCGCTGGTGAAAGCTGCGACCGGCGAAGTGGTCAGCGCCGAAGATCTGGGCGGCGCCGATGTGCACTGCAAGATTTCCGGGGTCGCCGACCATTACGCCGAGAGCGACGAACATGCCCTCGCCCTCGCCCGCCGCAGCGTCGCCAACCTCAACTGGCGCAAGCTCGGTGAAGTGCAGCAACGTACGCCGATTGCGCCGCTGTACGCCGCTGACGAGTTATATGGCGTGGTTTCCGCCGATGCCAAGCAGCCGTTCGATGTGCGCGAAGTGATTGCGCGACTGGTCGACGGTTCGGTGTTCGATGAATTCAAGGCTTTGTTCGGCACCACGCTGGTGTGTGGCTTTGCGCATCTGCACGGTTACCCGATCGCGATTCTGGCGAACAACGGCATTCTCTTCGCCGAAGCCGCACAGAAAGGTGCGCACTTTATCGAACTGGCCTGCCAGCGCGGTATTCCGCTGCTGTTTTTGCAGAACATCACCGGTTTCATGGTCGGCCAGAAATACGAGGCCGGCGGTATCGCAAAACATGGCGCCAAACTGGTAACCGCCGTGGCTTGCGCGAAAGTGCCGAAATTCACCGTGATCATCGGCGGCAGCTTTGGTGCCGGGAACTACGGCATGTGCGGGCGCGCATACGATCCGCGTTTCCTGTGGATGTGGCCAAACGCGCGAATCGGCGTGATGGGTGCCGAACAGGCGGCGGGCGTGTTGGTGCAGGTCAAGCGTGAACAGGCTGAACGCAGTGGCCAAAACTTCAGTGCCGAGCAAGAAACAGAGATCAAACAACCGATCCTCGACCAGTACGAAGAGCAGGGTCACCCCTACTATTCCAGCGCTCGGCTGTGGGACGACGGCGTCATCGACCCGGCGCAGACCCGCGATGTGCTGGCCCTGGCCTTGTCCGCGTCGCTGAACGCGCCAATCGAACCGAGCCGCTTCGGCGTGTTCCGGATGTGA
- a CDS encoding S24 family peptidase, whose translation MDKWIELVKAKMSELKITQTELGERVGMSQGGIGHWLNKRREPGITEMNRVLQALGMDFLEVVLVIREPQITPDDDMPLAQKYNPYFRYPVSDWQTTCEVRESDPASYTKASGKQRFELTDYHARGPAFWLTVTGDSMTAPSGQSIAEGMLILVDPAAEAVPGKLVIAQWPDSAEAIFRKLDEEGGQRYLVPLNPTWPKALLTDECRIIGVVVQATARY comes from the coding sequence ATGGATAAATGGATTGAGTTGGTCAAGGCCAAGATGAGTGAGCTCAAAATCACTCAAACAGAGCTCGGAGAGCGCGTCGGCATGTCCCAGGGCGGGATCGGCCATTGGCTGAACAAGCGTCGCGAACCCGGCATCACTGAAATGAACCGCGTGCTGCAGGCGCTGGGCATGGATTTCCTTGAAGTGGTGTTGGTGATCCGGGAACCGCAAATAACACCTGACGACGACATGCCGCTGGCGCAGAAGTACAACCCGTACTTCCGTTACCCGGTCAGCGATTGGCAAACGACCTGCGAGGTTCGCGAAAGCGATCCGGCGTCCTACACGAAGGCATCAGGCAAGCAGCGTTTCGAACTGACGGATTACCACGCGCGAGGCCCGGCGTTCTGGCTGACGGTGACGGGCGATTCGATGACCGCTCCCAGTGGCCAGAGCATCGCCGAAGGCATGCTGATTCTGGTCGACCCGGCGGCCGAAGCGGTGCCCGGCAAACTGGTGATCGCCCAGTGGCCCGACAGCGCTGAGGCGATTTTTCGCAAACTCGACGAAGAGGGCGGCCAGCGTTACCTGGTGCCGCTCAATCCGACCTGGCCGAAAGCCCTACTGACCGATGAGTGTCGAATCATCGGTGTTGTGGTTCAGGCAACGGCGCGTTACTAG
- a CDS encoding acetyl/propionyl/methylcrotonyl-CoA carboxylase subunit alpha yields the protein MSAPVITTLLVANRGEIACRVMRTAKALGLTTVAVHSATDREARHSREADVRVDLGGSKAADSYLQIDKLIAAAKASGAQAIHPGYGFLSENAGFARAIEAAGLIFLGPPASAIDAMGSKSAAKALMETAGVPLVPGYHGEAQDLETFRDACERIGYPVLLKATAGGGGKGMKVVEDVSQLAEALASAQREAQSSFGDSRMLVEKYLLKPRHVEIQVFADQHGNCLYLNERDCSIQRRHQKVVEEAPAPGLSPELRRAMGEAAVRSAQAIGYVGAGTVEFLLDARGEFFFMEMNTRLQVEHPVTEAITGLDLVAWQIRVARGEALPITQEQVPLNGHAIEVRLYAEDPSNDFLPATGRLDLYRESDEGPGRRVDSGVEEGDEISPFYDPMLGKLIAWGEDREQARLRLLSMLDEFAIGGLKTNINFLRRIIAHPAFAAAELDTGFIPRYQEQLLPAPGTLSDAFWNAAAQAVAQSLAQLARQDDPASPWSVNTGLRAGLPREITLHLSCEGQDRALTLSTDDQTRLSGEALIVEHDGVRRTLRAIRQGDSLYLQWEGELRRIETYDPISAVEASHSHEGGLTAPMNGSIVRVLVEAGQSVEAGAQLVVLEAMKMEHSIRAPHAGVIKALYCQEGEMVGEGSALVELEAV from the coding sequence ATGAGCGCACCTGTTATCACCACTCTGCTGGTGGCCAACCGTGGCGAAATTGCTTGCCGCGTAATGCGCACCGCCAAAGCGCTGGGCCTGACCACGGTCGCCGTGCACAGCGCCACCGACCGTGAAGCGCGGCACAGCCGTGAAGCGGACGTTCGCGTCGATCTCGGTGGTAGCAAAGCGGCCGACAGTTATCTGCAAATCGACAAACTGATCGCGGCGGCCAAGGCCAGTGGCGCGCAGGCGATTCATCCGGGTTACGGGTTTCTCTCGGAAAATGCCGGATTCGCTCGCGCCATTGAAGCGGCCGGTTTGATTTTCCTCGGCCCGCCGGCCTCGGCCATTGATGCGATGGGCAGCAAGTCCGCCGCCAAAGCGCTGATGGAAACTGCCGGCGTGCCACTGGTGCCGGGTTATCACGGCGAAGCCCAGGATCTCGAGACCTTCCGCGATGCCTGCGAACGCATCGGTTATCCGGTGCTGCTCAAAGCCACGGCCGGCGGTGGCGGCAAGGGCATGAAAGTCGTCGAGGACGTCAGCCAATTGGCCGAAGCCCTCGCCTCGGCCCAGCGTGAAGCGCAGTCGTCGTTTGGCGATTCGCGGATGCTGGTGGAAAAATATCTGCTGAAACCGCGTCATGTGGAAATTCAGGTGTTCGCCGATCAGCATGGCAACTGCTTGTATCTGAATGAGCGTGACTGCTCGATTCAGCGCCGTCACCAGAAAGTCGTCGAAGAAGCGCCGGCACCGGGCCTGTCCCCGGAACTGCGTCGGGCGATGGGCGAAGCGGCGGTGCGTTCGGCGCAGGCAATCGGTTATGTCGGCGCCGGTACGGTGGAGTTTTTGCTGGATGCGCGGGGCGAATTCTTCTTTATGGAGATGAACACGCGCCTGCAGGTGGAGCACCCGGTGACCGAGGCCATCACCGGCCTGGATCTGGTTGCTTGGCAAATCCGCGTTGCCCGCGGTGAAGCGTTGCCGATCACTCAGGAACAGGTGCCGCTTAACGGCCATGCAATTGAAGTGCGCTTGTATGCCGAAGATCCTTCAAATGACTTTCTGCCGGCAACCGGACGTTTGGATTTGTATCGCGAGTCCGATGAAGGGCCCGGGCGTCGAGTCGATAGCGGGGTTGAGGAAGGCGATGAGATTTCGCCGTTCTACGACCCGATGCTCGGCAAGCTGATTGCCTGGGGCGAGGATCGCGAACAGGCCCGGTTGCGCTTGTTGAGCATGCTCGACGAGTTTGCGATTGGCGGATTGAAAACCAACATCAACTTCTTGCGGCGGATCATCGCGCACCCGGCGTTTGCGGCAGCGGAACTGGATACCGGGTTTATTCCGCGTTATCAGGAGCAATTGCTGCCTGCTCCGGGCACGTTGAGCGATGCGTTCTGGAACGCGGCGGCGCAGGCCGTGGCGCAGAGTCTGGCGCAATTGGCGCGTCAGGATGATCCTGCTTCACCATGGTCTGTCAACACCGGACTGCGTGCGGGTCTGCCACGAGAAATCACCCTGCATTTGAGCTGCGAGGGGCAGGATCGAGCGCTGACGCTGAGTACCGATGATCAGACCAGACTGTCCGGCGAAGCACTCATCGTCGAACACGACGGCGTTCGTCGTACGTTACGTGCCATCCGCCAGGGCGATTCTCTGTACCTGCAATGGGAAGGCGAGTTGCGGCGCATCGAAACGTACGACCCGATCAGCGCCGTCGAAGCCAGTCACAGCCATGAGGGCGGACTGACCGCGCCAATGAACGGCAGCATTGTCCGTGTGCTGGTCGAGGCTGGGCAATCGGTCGAGGCCGGTGCACAACTGGTGGTGCTGGAAGCAATGAAGATGGAACACAGCATCCGTGCGCCGCATGCCGGGGTGATCAAAGCGCTGTATTGCCAGGAAGGCGAAATGGTCGGCGAAGGCAGCGCTTTGGTTGAACTGGAAGCAGTGTGA